In the bacterium genome, CTCCCAGCCGTTGACGTTCAGGTCCGAGTCACCCGCCACCATGATGTCGGTAGCGTCCCGGTAGCCGTTGGCGAACGCCGATGCGTTGCGGAGGATCTGCAGTGCCTGATCCTTCACCACCTCGAGTTGATCGGCGTTTATGTTGGTGCGGTCGCCCACGCCGTCATCGAACCCGTTCGCAATCGCCAGCATCGAGAAGACGAGAGTCGGCGAGTCGAAGATGGTGAAGCGGCCCTCCCACTCCGGCTCCATGAGCTCGGTGATGGACTTGGGGGGGTTGGCCACCCGTCCGGGATGGTAGATGTAGGGCCCGTCACCCCAGGCGATCGGCACGCCATACACCTGCCCGTCGGCACCCCTCAGCGAGGAGTTCTCCCTGAGACCCGGGAACATCTTGTCCCAGTTCTCCAGCCTCGAAGTGTCGATCGGCTGGAAGAGGCCTGCCTCGATGTGCCGGGGACCGACGTGGTAGGCGATCGTGGCTAGGTCGTATACGTCACCCACCTTGATGGCCGCGACGAACTGGGGCCAGCTACCCGGCCAGTTGGTTTCCAGAGCGACGCCGTTCTCGTCGCGCCAGGCCTGAAGTTCCGTTTCGCCCGCTTCGCCGTCGAGACCGATGAAGCTCAGGGTTGCGCCCTCACAAGCGCTCATGGCCTCGGCCATTGCTTCCGTGGTCGTGGGTGCCGCGGTCGTGGGCGCGGCCGTGGTGGCAGCCGCGGTCGTCGCTGCAGGCTCGTCCTCGCCGCAGGCCGCCACCATAAGGGCGAGCGCCGCGAGCGTGACCAAAACGCGTCCTCGAATAGTCATCGAGTCCTCCTCCGTGAAGGGTTCCGTCTCCACATGGTCAACTCCGTTGCGTTCTGCGCAACGGTCTTGCGTTGCTGATTCTGGTGCCCCCCTCTCGAACGTGTCAAGTGGTTACGCAGGTCGCCGCGGCGGGGTTTTCCCCGGCGATTCCATCGGTTACTGTTCTGGATTCGTTGTCGGGGAGGAACAGTGGTCTTGATGGAGACGGTGGCGCGCGCTGTCCGTACGGTCGAGTTCGTGGCCCGGGAAGGCAGCGTGAGGCTCGACGACGTGGCATCGGAAATCGGCGTCCACAAGTCCAACGCCCTGCGGCTGCTGAACACCCTGTGCGAGCTTGACTGGATCGTGCTCGACGACCGGCGGTCGTACACGGTCAGTCCCCATCTCGTTGCACTCGGGCAGGCCGCCGCGGCGGGCACGTCGTTCCGGCAGGCGCTCCAGCTTGCCGAGACACTCCGTGACCTGTCGGGGGAGACGGTGCATGTCGCGGTACCGCATCGCCGTCGAATGCTCATCGTCGGACGCGTGGACAGCCGCGACCCGCTGCGCGTTTCCTGCCAGTTGGGAACCCAGGACGCCCTGCATACCTCGGCGCTCGGTAAGGCCTACCTAGCGGTCCTTTCCGAGCCTGAGGCGGAATCCTTGATAACCGACCTCGATCTGGTGGGTCTGACGCCGTTCTCCATCACGTCCCGCAGCACCCTGGCGGCCGAGGTGCGCCGCACTCGGGACCGCGGATACAGCCTTGATTTCGAGGAGGGCCGGCTGGGCGTCTGCTGCATGGGCTTCGCCCTCCGTCTCGGGAGCAACCTGGACCCGGTAGCCATCTCGATCACCGGGCCGTCCGATCGCTGGACCAAGGACAGGATGAGCGGGCTGGCGCCACGACTGCTCGAACATGTCCGGGCGTTCAAAGCGGTCCCGCTCGCCGGGAGCGCCCCGGGTCAGACCGCGCCGTCCGGGATCCGGTAAGCGTCCAGAGCCCCCCGGTCGAGCCGCACGCCGAGGCCGGCGCCCGGCGGGACCGTGGCTGATCGCCACCCCACGAAACGGGCGTTCTCGACCATGGTCGCCTCGAAGTAGAGGGGCCCGATCAGGTCGCTCGGCACCGTCGGGCTCAGATACTTCGTGGCTGCCGCCGTATGGGCCATCGCCGCCGCGCCGACGCCGAGTTCGAGGTTCGAGCCGAACGACACGGCCAGCCCGACGGCACGGGCCAGACCGGCCATCCTGATAGTCCGCCTCAGCCCACCGCACTTACCTGGGTAGAGGTTGACGGTATCGAAGGAGCGGTGACGGGCCGCCTCGACCACATCTGCGGCGGTCCAGATCGACTCGTCACCCATGACCGCCATCGACGTCGACCGGAGGAGGGTGGCCGATGCTGCGGCTGACATCCTCGGGAGCGGCTGCTCGACCGCAACCACGCCGAGTGCCGCCAACCCCTCGAACGCGGTTGCCGCCTCCTCGGGGTTCCATCCCTCGTTGGCGTCGACGGTGATCTGGACATCCGGTCCGGCGGCGCTGCGGACCGTGGCCACCCGGGCAATGTCCTCTTCAACCCCGAGCCCCACCTTCACCTTCAGCGTGGTGGCTCCCAGGCCGGCGGCGTCGGCCGCCATGGCCCCCACGGTCTCGACGTCCCGCGCCGGGAGCACCAGCTTGGTGGTGATCCCCGTGCGGTAAGCGCCCCCCAGGAAGGCATGGGCGGGTATTCCGAAGTGGCGTCCGGCCACATCCAGGCAGGCCATCTCGACAGCCGCCCGGAGAAATGGCCGGTTGCTGACCACCCCGTCGATCCGGGCGGATACGTCGGCCCACTGGAGGGGATCGGCGCCGAGGAGGGCCTCTCCCAGAGGACCTCTCAGCAACCTGGAGGTCTCCAGCGCTTCCTCCCCGTTCCATCGTGGGTCGCAGGTGATCTCGCCGAGTCCCGTCCTTCCCGGACTGCACTCGATCTCGAGCACGACATAGCGGCTCGCCTTCACCGATCCGTGCGCGGTCCTGGGCAGGAAGCGGGCCAGCCGGGGAACCTCGACGGGCGTGGCTGTGATCCCGGTTATGCGCAAGAAACCAGCTGTCCGATCCGCTCCGGCGGGCTCAACCGGTGTCTTTGTAACGTTCCAGGGCGTCCCGATCCAGGCGCACACCCAGCCCGGGGCCTTCAGGTGCCACAGCGACGCCCGCTCTCACGTCGAGAGGCTCGGCAATCACATCACCCTCGTAATAGAAGGGGCTGAGGATGTCCGCCGGTACGCGCCGGTCGAATCCGGGGGTCGAGGCTGCGATGTGGATGTGGGCCGCCAGCGCTATGCCGAGTTCCAGGTTGGATCCGATGGTCCACCCGAGACCGAATGACGTGGCCACGGCCGCCACCCGCCTGGCGGCGGCTATCCCGCCGGCCATACCGACATAAACGGACAGGATGTCGCATGACTCGTTCAGCGCGAGCAGCGCCGCGTCCTCCGGTGTACCGGCGGACTCGTCGGCGACCACCGGCATCCTGACCTGCCGCCTTACCTCGGCCATGCCTGCCAGGTCCCGCGCCGGTACCGGCTGTTCCATGAACGAGACGCCCAGCGGGGCGATCTGACCGCCGGCCTGGATGGCCTCGCCGCGGTTCCACCCCCCGTTCGCGTCCACACCCAGTACCACGTCGTCACCGATCGCCGCCCGCACCGCCGCCACCCGGGCCACGTCAGCTCCGACACCGCCCCGCCCGACCTTGACCTTCATGGCCGTGAAGCCCTGCTCCACCGCCCAGGAGGCGACCTCGGCCGCGTGGTCCGGCTCTCGACCGGTCACCGAGAACTTGGTCGGAATCCGGGGCATGACCGGCCCGCCCAGCAACCGATGGACGGGTAGCCCTGCCGCCTTGCCGGCAATGTCCCACAGCGCCATCTCGACCCCGGCTTTGGTGAAGTGATGGCCCGCTATGGCGCCGTCGATCACCGGGTGGAGCGCCTCTGGCGACCGGGGATCGAGGCCGGTGACCGCCGGTCCTATATATGTCTCGATCACGTGCCGGGCGGTTGACGAGTCCTCGCCGCTCCAGACCGGGGTGCAGGACACTTCTCCCAGCCCCACCAGGCCCTCGTCGGTCTCCACCTCGAGGATAAGGAAAGGCGAACGCTGGTGAGTCCCGCTGGCGCCGGCGATTATCCGCTCCTCGACCATAGGCACGGCCACCGCCGTGGAACGTATCCGCTCGATTCTCATACAACGGCCTCCTGGTTCGACTCGTCCTCGAGCCCCAGCACCTGTAGCGCCGGGCGCCGGATGATCCCTTCGATGACCTCCTGAGGGATCGGTGGCCAGCCTGTTCCCGCCGAATCGTTGACCGCACGCAACGCCTCGGCGGTGCCGGACGGCGTGGCGAAAGGGAAGTCGCTTCCGAATAGGAGCTTGCCGGTGACCCGGTACTCCATCGCGGACCGCAACGCCATATACAGTTGGAAGGGCCTGGTGTGCAGGGCGGAGATATCAGCGTACAGGTTGGGGTGCTTGCGGATCACCGCCATCGTCTCCTCGCACCACGGGTGGCCGAGATGGGCGATGAACAGCCGCAGATCCGGACAGGCGCGGGCAACATCGTCTATCAGGAAAGGTCTGGCCCAACGCAGCGGCGCATCCGAGACGAAGGTGGTGCCCTGGTGGCACAGCACCGGCAGTTCGAGCTTCTCGGCGTGACGGAACAGGGCTATGGCTTGGGGGGAGGTGGGATCGAAGTGCTGGTATATGGGTCCCACCTTGAGACCTCTGAGACCCAGTTCCGAGACCGCGAAGGTCAACCGGTCCAAGGCGTCGGGCCGGTTGGGATCGACGCTTGCGAACCCGATCAGCTTGCCCGGCTGGGACGCCACGTACTCGCTGACGTACCGATCGGGCACCACCATCCCCACCGCCGGGGCATCCATCGCCACCACTATCGCCCGGTCGACGTGTTCCATGGCCACCCGGTGCGCATCCAGGTCGTCCTGCGGCCAATTCATCTCGCCCCAGGCCCGGACCATCTCAGCCACGAATCTGGGGCTGAAGTGATCGCGGGAACCGACGTGGGTATGGGCGTCGACGATCATGTTGGGCGGACCTCAGGCAAGCGCGCCACGCCGTGCGGTCACGTATCTGCTCGGAGGGTGCTGAAAAAGGCGGGGATGGACCCTCGATGGCCCGTGGTGCCCTGGCATGCGGTCTTGTTGCCGAGTTTCGGGCCAACCGGACATTTTTCAGTACCCTCCCAGTGTCGCCGCCACGGCCAGGTACACGCGGGCGGAACCGGCCAGATGGTCGATCCAGACCCACTCGTCCGGGGCGTAGTACCAGGCGCCCACGCCGTAGACGACCGTTTCCAATCCGGCCGCCGCCAGATCCGCCGCGTCGGTGACGAACGCCTGGCCGGGCAGTTCGTTGGTCACTCGCGGGGCATGGCCGACGATGGCGGTCTGCGCGGCCGATATGGCATCTACCAAGGCACCCGACGTGGCTCCCAGGAAAGGCTGGTGTAAACCGATGATCCGTACCCGGTGGCCTACGTCGTCCGGCACCACGCTCTGGACGATGTCCAGGATCTCCTGCCTGACCGTGGTCCGGTCCATCCCCGGGACATACCGGAGATCGCCGGTGATGGTCGCCGACTCTGCCACGGCCGCAGGCGAACTGCCGGCCTTGAGTTCCCCGATCAGCAGGCGGGGCAGGTCAGGTAGCCGGGGTTCCGGTTGGTGCGCGAACTCGTGGTCGACGAGCTTGTCGTAAATTGCCGCCGCAGGGCGGAGGGTATCGACGGCCGACTCCATGCGGGACACGTGCGCGGGAGACCCCGTCAGGGTAATCTCGAACTTGAATGCCCCCCCGTTGGCGGTGTGGATGTTCAGATCCGAGGGCTCCCCGCAGATGCCGTAACCCTCGCCGGGTCCTTCGGTGGCCAGCGCGTACTTCGCGCCGAGCCCGATGCCGTCGTGATACATCGTCGCGTGCAGGATCAGGTCACCCGGAAGTCGGCGGAATCCGGCGGCGGCTTCCACGGCAGCCACCATCGCCGCTACCCCTCCGAGCATGTCCGTGATGCCTCCGCCGTACAACCTCCCGCCGGATTCCCAGGGGCTGTGGGCGCTGTGGGTCCAGTCGGAGGGGTACACCCCGGCATCGATGTGACCCTGCAAGACGAGAGGTGGCCTTCTCCCCTCGCCCCTTACCCGCGCTATCACGTTGGGTCGGCCGGCTACGACATCCGCCACGTGAACGTCCGCCCCGGCGCGCTCGAGGGTCTCGGCGATGATCTCGGCTCGCGGACCCTCGGCCTGGGGATCATCCGACGGGACGCTGCACAGTGCTCGAGCGATCTCGACCACCCGCCGCGTCTCGACGGCGGCGGCGGCGCGTTCGAACCGGTGGTTCATGTTCTCTCCCTTTCGTCCGGAGCGCTTGGCGCGCTCGGCGAGCCCTCGTAGAAGTCGATCATGGCAGCGGCCACCGCCTCGGTTCCGACCTTCAGGAATGTGTGGCCCAACTCCTCGGATGCGGCGGCCGGGCTGTCGGTGAATCCCTCGGTCTCCTGCCAGCTTCCCGGACGTTCGACCCGCACCGGCACGTCAATGGAGCCGATCGAGGAGACCCAACCAGGCCGATGGGGTCGGGGTTCCCGCACCAGGGAAGGATCCAATGCCAGCATCAGCGACGTCTCGAAGGCGCCCGCATGGCCCGGCAGGCGTCCGATGTCGCGGGCGCC is a window encoding:
- a CDS encoding extracellular solute-binding protein, whose translation is MTIRGRVLVTLAALALMVAACGEDEPAATTAAATTAAPTTAAPTTTEAMAEAMSACEGATLSFIGLDGEAGETELQAWRDENGVALETNWPGSWPQFVAAIKVGDVYDLATIAYHVGPRHIEAGLFQPIDTSRLENWDKMFPGLRENSSLRGADGQVYGVPIAWGDGPYIYHPGRVANPPKSITELMEPEWEGRFTIFDSPTLVFSMLAIANGFDDGVGDRTNINADQLEVVKDQALQILRNASAFANGYRDATDIMVAGDSDLNVNGWEAMLTWAEEQGETLDFAFFEESGGGGWWDGLAIPVTADDVDCAYEYIDLMISDEINAQVGENLVSGVVNSNSAEIAGPGAQIYDYDLVRTDTSAVSFRNAQPPEDDEAPEGITSISDWLDAWEEIKAEA
- a CDS encoding IclR family transcriptional regulator; the encoded protein is METVARAVRTVEFVAREGSVRLDDVASEIGVHKSNALRLLNTLCELDWIVLDDRRSYTVSPHLVALGQAAAAGTSFRQALQLAETLRDLSGETVHVAVPHRRRMLIVGRVDSRDPLRVSCQLGTQDALHTSALGKAYLAVLSEPEAESLITDLDLVGLTPFSITSRSTLAAEVRRTRDRGYSLDFEEGRLGVCCMGFALRLGSNLDPVAISITGPSDRWTKDRMSGLAPRLLEHVRAFKAVPLAGSAPGQTAPSGIR
- a CDS encoding mandelate racemase/muconate lactonizing protein, whose protein sequence is MRITGITATPVEVPRLARFLPRTAHGSVKASRYVVLEIECSPGRTGLGEITCDPRWNGEEALETSRLLRGPLGEALLGADPLQWADVSARIDGVVSNRPFLRAAVEMACLDVAGRHFGIPAHAFLGGAYRTGITTKLVLPARDVETVGAMAADAAGLGATTLKVKVGLGVEEDIARVATVRSAAGPDVQITVDANEGWNPEEAATAFEGLAALGVVAVEQPLPRMSAAASATLLRSTSMAVMGDESIWTAADVVEAARHRSFDTVNLYPGKCGGLRRTIRMAGLARAVGLAVSFGSNLELGVGAAAMAHTAAATKYLSPTVPSDLIGPLYFEATMVENARFVGWRSATVPPGAGLGVRLDRGALDAYRIPDGAV
- a CDS encoding amidohydrolase family protein, with protein sequence MIVDAHTHVGSRDHFSPRFVAEMVRAWGEMNWPQDDLDAHRVAMEHVDRAIVVAMDAPAVGMVVPDRYVSEYVASQPGKLIGFASVDPNRPDALDRLTFAVSELGLRGLKVGPIYQHFDPTSPQAIALFRHAEKLELPVLCHQGTTFVSDAPLRWARPFLIDDVARACPDLRLFIAHLGHPWCEETMAVIRKHPNLYADISALHTRPFQLYMALRSAMEYRVTGKLLFGSDFPFATPSGTAEALRAVNDSAGTGWPPIPQEVIEGIIRRPALQVLGLEDESNQEAVV
- a CDS encoding M20/M25/M40 family metallo-hydrolase, coding for MNHRFERAAAAVETRRVVEIARALCSVPSDDPQAEGPRAEIIAETLERAGADVHVADVVAGRPNVIARVRGEGRRPPLVLQGHIDAGVYPSDWTHSAHSPWESGGRLYGGGITDMLGGVAAMVAAVEAAAGFRRLPGDLILHATMYHDGIGLGAKYALATEGPGEGYGICGEPSDLNIHTANGGAFKFEITLTGSPAHVSRMESAVDTLRPAAAIYDKLVDHEFAHQPEPRLPDLPRLLIGELKAGSSPAAVAESATITGDLRYVPGMDRTTVRQEILDIVQSVVPDDVGHRVRIIGLHQPFLGATSGALVDAISAAQTAIVGHAPRVTNELPGQAFVTDAADLAAAGLETVVYGVGAWYYAPDEWVWIDHLAGSARVYLAVAATLGGY